Proteins from one Oscillatoria nigro-viridis PCC 7112 genomic window:
- the prmC gene encoding peptide chain release factor N(5)-glutamine methyltransferase, with protein sequence MFVSGLELWQWVNQAKTEARSSDIPLAEIDWLLQELAGLDRLALRLESFKDLPKIELKLSLSELAQLWQRRLQERVPVQYLTGVAHWRHFSLKVTPAVLIPRPETELLIDLAVEAVKSYGVNPKSHWVDLGTGSGAIAIGLASALTNARVYAVDCSSEALAVARLNAENLGLESRINFYQGSWWEPLAFLKGRVSGMVSNPPYIPSSTVLTLQPEVLKHEPHLALDGGFDGLECIRHLVETAPDYLESGGVWLVEMMAGQAEAVADMLDSHGSYCDVQIFSDLAGIDRFALAYRL encoded by the coding sequence ATGTTTGTTTCTGGTTTAGAGCTTTGGCAGTGGGTGAATCAAGCTAAAACCGAGGCGAGATCCTCTGACATTCCCCTAGCAGAAATCGACTGGCTGCTGCAAGAGCTGGCTGGTTTGGATAGGTTGGCTCTGCGTTTGGAGTCGTTTAAAGATTTGCCAAAAATTGAATTAAAGTTGTCTTTATCTGAACTGGCTCAATTGTGGCAGCGGCGCTTGCAGGAACGGGTGCCGGTGCAGTATTTAACGGGAGTTGCACATTGGCGGCATTTTTCGCTCAAAGTAACGCCGGCGGTGCTAATTCCGCGTCCTGAAACGGAATTGCTGATCGATTTGGCTGTGGAAGCTGTTAAAAGCTATGGTGTCAATCCCAAATCGCATTGGGTGGATTTGGGGACGGGCAGCGGGGCGATCGCGATCGGGTTGGCTTCGGCGTTGACAAATGCTAGGGTTTATGCAGTAGATTGCAGTTCGGAAGCTTTGGCAGTTGCTCGGCTGAATGCTGAGAATTTGGGCTTGGAATCGCGAATTAATTTTTATCAAGGTTCGTGGTGGGAACCGTTAGCATTTCTTAAAGGTCGCGTTAGCGGCATGGTGTCTAACCCGCCTTACATTCCCAGCAGCACGGTGCTGACTCTGCAACCGGAAGTTTTGAAGCACGAACCTCATCTGGCCTTAGACGGCGGTTTTGACGGGTTAGAGTGCATCCGGCATTTGGTAGAAACGGCTCCCGATTATTTAGAATCCGGGGGAGTTTGGTTGGTTGAGATGATGGCGGGACAGGCTGAGGCGGTAGCTGATATGCTGGACAGTCACGGGAGTTATTGTGATGTTCAGATATTTTCTGATTTAGCAGGGATCGATCGGTTTGCCTTAGCGTATCGTCTTTAG
- a CDS encoding Tic22 family protein, whose amino-acid sequence MKSLVRLGAILGIVGSTLLGPSPIGKMSALALPEPQILEKLRPVPVFTITDAQGAPLIASVPKQGQGQTGNASVAGIFISQKDAQAFVDQLKTRNPQLAASVRVMPVSLGEIYQITQANKGKPEEVQFAFVPAPQQVQSAKTVLQQTGQQVNEFNGVPLFLARGGAENGYLTIQRGQQEVIPLFFNKEDLQGMVDRFKQQQPNVTATIKIEVVNLESVLEALRTENDPFLTQMILIPSRESLEFVRSLQPAGAGQNPRLAPNQTRPAPASPAPARPAR is encoded by the coding sequence ATGAAATCATTAGTTCGTTTGGGCGCAATATTGGGAATTGTCGGCAGCACTCTGCTAGGCCCCTCCCCAATTGGCAAGATGTCTGCACTGGCACTGCCGGAGCCGCAAATTTTGGAAAAATTGCGCCCGGTGCCAGTATTTACGATTACAGACGCTCAGGGTGCGCCCCTGATCGCTTCTGTTCCCAAGCAGGGTCAGGGTCAAACTGGTAATGCTTCCGTGGCGGGAATTTTCATCAGCCAGAAAGACGCTCAAGCTTTTGTGGATCAACTGAAAACCAGAAATCCTCAGTTGGCGGCCTCGGTGCGCGTGATGCCGGTGTCGCTGGGGGAAATTTATCAGATCACTCAAGCAAATAAAGGCAAGCCGGAGGAAGTGCAATTTGCTTTCGTTCCGGCTCCGCAGCAGGTGCAGTCGGCTAAAACGGTACTTCAGCAGACTGGTCAACAAGTTAACGAATTCAACGGTGTACCTCTATTTTTGGCAAGAGGCGGCGCAGAAAATGGTTATTTGACGATTCAGCGGGGTCAGCAAGAGGTGATTCCCTTGTTTTTTAACAAGGAGGATTTACAGGGAATGGTCGATCGTTTTAAGCAGCAGCAGCCGAACGTGACTGCCACAATTAAGATTGAGGTGGTGAACTTGGAGAGCGTTTTGGAAGCTTTGCGTACTGAGAACGACCCGTTTTTGACCCAAATGATTTTGATTCCGTCGCGGGAGTCGCTGGAATTTGTGCGATCGCTCCAACCTGCCGGTGCGGGCCAAAATCCACGGCTTGCTCCGAATCAAACTCGGCCGGCTCCAGCCTCTCCGGCTCCAGCTCGACCGGCTCGCTAA
- a CDS encoding GNAT family N-acetyltransferase, translating into MGFWKNLFSSSESASVPQTADFEEDVAVGLGDPLSPTFRKPASGNARIFFSCDRDIDLYELEELCNAVGWSRRPLRKVKKAIVHSFLVVSMWEMRGSQRRLVGFARATSDHAFNATLWDVVVHPDYQGKGMGKALMKYIIKKLRSEDISNITLFADPHVVDFYRNLGFMADPEGIKGMFWYPD; encoded by the coding sequence ATGGGTTTTTGGAAAAACTTATTTAGTAGTTCTGAGTCTGCCTCTGTACCCCAAACAGCGGATTTTGAGGAAGATGTGGCTGTTGGGTTAGGCGATCCGCTTTCCCCAACGTTTCGCAAACCCGCCAGCGGCAACGCTCGCATCTTTTTCAGTTGCGATCGGGACATTGACCTCTACGAACTCGAAGAACTTTGTAATGCAGTGGGTTGGTCCCGCCGTCCCCTGCGTAAAGTCAAAAAAGCTATTGTGCACAGCTTCTTAGTCGTCTCTATGTGGGAGATGCGGGGCAGCCAGCGACGGCTGGTGGGTTTCGCCAGAGCGACTTCAGACCATGCTTTTAATGCCACGCTTTGGGATGTGGTAGTTCATCCCGACTACCAGGGCAAAGGCATGGGCAAGGCACTGATGAAATACATCATTAAAAAACTCCGCAGTGAAGATATCAGCAACATTACCTTATTTGCTGACCCTCATGTGGTGGATTTTTACCGCAATTTGGGCTTTATGGCCGATCCAGAGGGGATTAAAGGTATGTTTTGGTATCCTGATTAG
- a CDS encoding RNA-guided endonuclease InsQ/TnpB family protein translates to MFAVKRALKLNNPEATLMAKHAGFRRVVFNMGLSLRTQMYSEGPFTDSKVLNEVKKVLTNHVKKQSEFGWMNQLSSRVYQNALIDLKDAFSRYRSGKAGHPRFASRRWGQSFTVDSSNGKVLLSAGNTIKIPTLGTFRLYEALECGYVSQTFTISKEGSRWFVSFCVDAELLPVQQSESSVGIDVGINSFATLSNQQVFDGPKPLKQAKTKLAKLQRQASKQVRGSQNQRKTYDKIRRLHARIANIRLDFLHKLTTYLAQTFKLIKIENLNVQGMMANHKLAGAISDLGFYEFKRQLDYKCKMYEANLVLVDQWFPSTKTCSNCGTKKGMPLSIRTFDCPACGISLDRDFNASINILNWEPSAGGG, encoded by the coding sequence GTGTTTGCCGTCAAGCGAGCGCTCAAATTGAATAACCCGGAAGCGACTTTGATGGCAAAACACGCAGGATTTAGGCGGGTAGTGTTTAACATGGGGTTGAGCTTGCGGACTCAAATGTATAGCGAGGGCCCATTCACAGACTCAAAGGTACTCAACGAAGTTAAAAAAGTTCTGACCAACCACGTTAAGAAACAGTCTGAATTCGGCTGGATGAACCAGTTGTCTAGTCGAGTTTACCAAAATGCGTTAATCGATCTAAAAGATGCGTTTAGTCGGTATCGCTCTGGGAAAGCAGGTCATCCAAGATTCGCTAGTCGCCGCTGGGGTCAATCTTTTACAGTCGATTCGTCGAACGGAAAAGTTCTACTAAGCGCTGGCAACACTATAAAGATTCCTACCTTGGGAACTTTTCGGCTCTACGAAGCCCTAGAATGCGGTTACGTGTCTCAAACTTTTACGATTTCAAAAGAAGGAAGTCGTTGGTTTGTGTCATTCTGCGTAGATGCAGAACTTTTGCCTGTTCAACAATCTGAAAGCTCTGTAGGAATCGATGTAGGAATTAATTCTTTTGCCACGCTGTCAAATCAGCAGGTTTTTGATGGGCCAAAGCCGTTAAAGCAAGCGAAAACCAAACTTGCTAAATTGCAACGCCAAGCATCTAAACAGGTAAGAGGTTCTCAAAACCAGCGTAAAACCTACGATAAAATCCGTCGGCTCCATGCACGGATAGCTAATATTCGTTTAGACTTTCTTCACAAGCTAACAACTTATTTAGCCCAAACTTTTAAGCTAATTAAGATTGAAAACTTGAATGTTCAAGGAATGATGGCGAATCACAAGTTAGCTGGGGCAATATCGGATCTAGGGTTTTACGAATTCAAACGTCAACTCGATTATAAGTGCAAAATGTATGAGGCAAATTTAGTCTTGGTAGACCAATGGTTCCCCAGCACTAAAACTTGCTCGAATTGTGGCACTAAAAAAGGTATGCCACTAAGCATTCGGACTTTTGACTGTCCTGCTTGTGGCATATCTTTAGATCGTGATTTCAACGCCAGCATCAACATTTTAAACTGGGAACCCTCGGCTGGAGGGGGATAG